The following are from one region of the Salvia hispanica cultivar TCC Black 2014 chromosome 1, UniMelb_Shisp_WGS_1.0, whole genome shotgun sequence genome:
- the LOC125204709 gene encoding disease resistance-like protein DSC2, translating to MKSIGNPSSGARKSHGVLLELSIGGCEELMELPCQILDSWAPTIEYLELIELRSLKNLPVLIDCLAKSSSHLKVLTILGVPKLMAASVGGIESWDLSSLKILSIDVSVEWSREASVGIAETVDGMLQRCCNSLHDLLFAGMENWEWFPQSIQYLTILQFLRLKNIGAEELPQWLGNLSSLRELYLKSCNKLKRLPFVDAFKHLTKLKHLEIIDCPELHIDSDWCSHHPQLEIKVDGQPVSTFLQARD from the exons ATGAAGTCGATTGGGAATCCAAGTAGTGGAGCACGGAAATCACATGGGGTCCTTCTTGAGCTGAGTATTGGAGGGTGCGAAGAGCTGATGGAATTACCATGTCAAATACTAGACTCGTGGGCCCCTACAATTGAGTATCTTGAATTGATAGAATTAAGGAGTCTGAAGAATCTACCAGTGCTAATTGACTGCCTCGCTAAATCATCTTCTCATCTCAAAGTATTAACAATCCTAGGTGTTCCTAAATTGATGGCTGCTAGTGTTGGTGGAATTGAGAGTTGGGATCTTAGCAGCTTGAAAATTTTAAGCATAGATGTGAGTGTGGAGTGGTCAAGAGAGGCTAGTGTTGGCATTGCAGAGACTGTGGATGGGATGCTGCAAAGATGTTGCAACTCACTTCATGACTTGCTTTTCGCAGGGATGGAAAATTGGGAGTGGTTTCCCCAATCAATTCAATATCTCACTATTCTTCAATTCTTAAGGTTAAAGAATATAGGAGCAGAAGAATTGCCCCAATGGTTGGGGAACCTCTCATCTCTAAGAGAGTTATATCTAAAAAGTTGCAACAAGTTGAAGCGCCTGCCCTTTGTGGATGCATTCAAACACCTCACTAAATTAAAGCATTTAGAAATCATAGATTGCCCGGAACTACATATTGATTCCGATTGGTGCAGCCACCATCCCCAGCTTGAAATCAAGGTCGATGGCCAACCTGTTAGTACGTTTTTGCAG GCCAGAGATTGA
- the LOC125186866 gene encoding uncharacterized protein LOC125186866: protein MTEANAFAGKANEDPNKHLTKFIQISNTVKLNGVRDEQIRLRLFPFSLRDDARDWYDNMGSGSVKTWDAMVDLFLEKYFPPSEVLKRQAEIIQFQMKPHETIREAWARFKTLLKRCPKHGLSPGHQVITFYRGCTPDAMRELNWSAGGALLQLGENDAMQVIERVASTDEGWNNERNKSYRVASVIEDDRIDKMCTKEELNVSQLGIMEMRQPVPELQGGVEGVNYVLQGGNNMNFNNYRPNQGGGNYNNYGNKVHPNLSYGNPNNALQPPPGFTVSNGLVEQQKKPTTEDILAAFMNQTTKYMEKTDKYMESTSQRLGKVENDVQSLNVHMKSIDTQISQISQAVGVQHQPGQFPAQTINNPKDCKAIHLRGGKSYEGPSMPVEEKKSTPEEDVRAEENSKGKNKVDIQTKKDAVPEKLPPPSIPTTVRVPFPFAVKKKKLDEQFSKFLDIFRKVHINIPLVEALQEMPTYAKFLKDVLSKKKKWIDYETVNISENCSAIIQKKLPAKLKDPGSFNISCVIGNDRQTKALCDLGASINLMPLSFFRKMKIGTLKPTTITLQMADRSVTYPKGIVEDVLVKVHDFIFPVDFVVLDMEEDMNVPLILGRPFLATGKALIDIAKGELTLRMGNKRHILSIYNAMKSREDEELVMKMECKAVHVVEVQKTQAIESTLGDFSLPRWMFGSCGGSLSKEETAPNSKVKEKKTKAANSPKVETKICDGALKTTWWKKRLARSYASKIDRKSNTTIYGVT, encoded by the coding sequence ATGACTGAGGCTAATGCTTTTGCGGGGAAGGCCAATGAAGATCCCAACAAGCATCTTACTAAGTTTATTCAGATTAGTAACACGGTGAAGCTTAATGGGGTGAGAGATGAACAAATCAGACTAAGGCTATTCCCATTTTCCTTGAGAGATGATGCTAGAGATTGGTACGACAACATGGGGTCAGGATCTGTTAAAACATGGGATGCCATGGTAGACTTATTTTTGGAGAAGTATTTCCCACCCAGCGAAGTTCTAAAGAGGCAAGCAGAGATAATTCAGTTCCAGATGAAACCTCATGAGACAATCCGAGAAGCATGGGCTAGATTCAAGACACTGCTGAAAAGATGCCCCAAACATGGTCTAAGTCCGGGACACCAAGTCATAACCTTTTATAGGGGGTGTACTCCAGATGCAATGCGTGAACTGAATTGGAGCGCCGGAGGAGCACTACTTCAATTAGGAGAGAATGATGCCATGCAAGTGATTGAGAGAGTGGCTTCCACTGATGAAGGATGGAATAATGAAAGAAACAAGTCATACAGGGTGGCCTCTGTTATAgaagatgatagaatagaCAAAATGTGCACCAAGGAGGAGTTGAATGTGTCTCAACTCGGGATCATGGAGATGAGACAACCTGTACCAGAACTGCAAGGAGGAGTTGAAGGTGTCAACTATGTGCTCCAAGGAGGGAACAACATGAACTTCAACAACTATCGCCCCAACCAAGGGGGTGGTAACTACAACAATTATGGTAACAAGGTGCATCCCAATCTCTCATATGGGAATCCCAACAATGCTCTGCAACCACCGCCAGGATTCACAGTGTCTAATGGGTTGGTAGAACAGCAGAAAAAGCCTACTACTGAAGATATCTTGGCAGCATTCATGAATCAGACTACCAAGTACATGGAGAAAACTGACAAGTACATGGAGAGCACTAGTCAAAGGTTGGGGAAGGTTGAAAACGACGTGCAAAGCTTGAATGTGCATATGAAGAGCATTGATACTCAGATTAGTCAAATTTCTCAAGCTGTAGGTGTCCAACATCAGCCAGGGCAATTTCCAGCACAGACCATAAACAATCCCAAAGATTGCAAGGCCATACACTTGAGAGGTGGTAAAAGCTATGAAGGACCTTCCATGCCTGTAGAGGAAAAGAAGAGTACTCCAGAGGAAGATGTCAGAGCAGAAGAGAATTCCAAGGGAAAGAATAAGGTGGACATTCAGACCAAGAAAGACGCAGTGCCAGAAAAGCTGCCCCCTCCCTCCATTCCTACGACAGTTAGAGTGCCCTTCCCATTTgcggtgaagaagaagaagttggaTGAGCAATTCTCCAAATTTCTCGATATTTTTAGGAAGGTGCACATTAATATACCATTGGTGGAAGCTCTGCAAGAGATGCCTACATATGCAAAGTTCCTAAAAGATGTGCtctccaagaagaagaagtggaTTGATTATGAGACGGTGAACATATCTGAAAACTGTAGTGCGATAATTCAAAAGAAGCTACCTGCCAAGCTTAAAGATCCTGGGAGTTTCAATATCTCATGCGTCATTGGAAATGACAGACAGACAAAGGCACTGTGTGATCTGGGGGCGAGCATAAATTTGATgccattatcatttttcagaAAGATGAAGATCGGCACTCTCAAGCCGACTACAATCACACTGCAGATGGCAGATAGATCAGTCACCTATCCTAAAGGAATTGTTGAGGATGTTCTGGTGAAGGTACACGACTTCATATTTCCCGTCGATTTTGTAGTGTTGGATATGGAGGAAGACATGAATGTGCCGCTTATCCTAGGGCGCCCATTCCTAGCAACGGGAAAAGCATTGATAGATATAGCAAAGGGAGAGCTCACTCTTCGTATGGGCAACAAACGACACATTTTGTCTATCTATAATGCTATGAAGAGTCGTGAAGATGAGGAACTTGTTATGAAGATGGAGTGCAAAGCGGTGCATGTTGTAGAGGTCCAAAAGACACAAGCAATTGAGTCCACATTGGGGGATTTTTCATTGCCGCGGTGGATGTTTGGTTCATGTGGTGGATCACTTTCTAAAGAAGAGACTGCACCAAATTCTAAagtgaaggagaagaaaacaaaagctGCAAATTCACCCAAAGTGGAAACCAAAATTTGTGATGGAGCTTTGAAAACTACTTGGTGGAAGAAGAGATTGGCTAGATCATATGCTTCCAAGATTGATAGAAAATCCAACACCACCATTTATGGCGTGACATGA
- the LOC125202594 gene encoding monothiol glutaredoxin-S6-like — protein sequence MDTIVKLASENSVVIFSKNNCCMSHAIDLLIRGYGANPRIYELDQLAEGDRMEKDLMAMGCNPSVPAVFINKEFIGGSNEIISLNVRGKLKPLLIKANAIWV from the coding sequence ATGGATACTATTGTGAAGTTAGCAAGTGAAAATTCAGTTGTGATATTCAGCAAGAACAATTGTTGCATGTCGCATGCGATTGACTTGCTGATACGTGGCTACGGGGCGAACCCAAGGATTTATGAGCTCGACCAGCTAGCCGAGGGGGACCGGATGGAGAAGGATTTGATGGCAATGGGGTGCAACCCCAGTGTACCGGCTGTGTTCATAAACAAGGAGTTCATCGGGGGCTCGAATGAGATCATAAGCCTCAATGTTAGAGGCAAGCTCAAGCCCTTGCTCATCAAAGCCAATGCCATATGGGTATAG
- the LOC125186876 gene encoding putative disease resistance protein RGA3 — translation MAVVSSASTEVLVQHLINVCKEEYSLTRGLDGAAQQLKRTLGMIQAYLKDAEKKSITQDSVRSWLKELESVAFEADNVLDEHCYHLHHKTVHNMKSFKDKVLSCFSSFYVILHRRNMAHAIKQINAEFGSMNKTALDLGLQSMVVNAPAHTSIETDSFSLDPVFIGRDYDVSILVDMLTLTHRQERMLSILALVGMGGMGKTTLARKLFNHEKLKARFGSTTIWIHVSQTFDAISLFNKILDKLHKKSSDGVESGDDIVENSQEALWARVGSRYDIPGKIQEAPKARVESRENILEKLQKALKTKTYLLVLDDVWNDDVSKWEDFINSILGVTSTSGNVIIITTRSQRVASIVNPFHIHHLDGLSDEDCWSIIKAKTFVENGKVPSGLEMIGRKIAKRCQGLPLAANVIGAVLRGKSEDEWHSINEKWLSDDEGGENIKNILKLSYDYLSSPSLKKCFVYCSVFPKGYEIEKQELIEQWMAEGFLQPSQRDDMESVGNMFINVLVQNSLLQVVERDEYGNVWTCVMHALVHDLASYVLSNNGSTPTRYMFLQEELIAIPNETAKHLRTLIMDCETSGMKFSDFGRLHNLILPNGCKELPNSIRELMHLRNLDISYTEIAKLPKWIHKLHHLETLRACQELEKLPSTLKYMLNLRHLHIHSDTKLPAEIGRLTNLQTLPHFIVGKKKGYQIEELGSLKNLKGTLMIRNLEKVLDKEEALKANMFQKPNLLDLEFAWDDGIEDERNDESVLEGLQPHAYLKKLKILGFKGKRFPTWVKKMAVYNGPHGSSVPLDNLIDIRLSGCSEIEEIPTLEHLSNLKSLRLKKLKNVRYQNAVC, via the exons ATGGCAGTAGTTTCTTCTGCATCCACTGAAGTTCTTGTCCAACACCTGATCAACGTTTGCAAGGAGGAGTACTCTCTAACTCGAGGTCTCGATGGAGCTGCCCAGCAGCTGAAGAGGACTTTGGGGATGATTCAGGCCTACTTGAAAGATGCTGAGAAGAAATCCATCACCCAAGATTCTGTTAGGTCCTGGTTGAAGGAGCTTGAAAGCGTGGCTTTCGAAGCTGACAATGTCTTGGACGAACACTGCTATCATCTTCACCACAAAACAGTACACAACATGAAATCATTCAAGGATAAGGTACTATCATGCTTCTCatcattttatgtcattttGCATCGGCGTAATATGGCTCATGcaatcaaacaaatcaatGCTGAATTTGGGTCTATGAACAAAACAGCATTAGATCTTGGCCTTCAAAGCATGGTTGTGAATGCACCTGCTCATACTTCCATTGAGACGGATTCATTCAGTCTTGATCCAGTCTTTATTGGTAGAGATTATGATGTGTCCATACTAGTCGACATGCTCACCTTGACCCACCGACAGGAACGGATGCTCTCCATCCTTGCTCTTGTGGGAATGGGGGGTATGGGAAAAACTACGTTGGCTAGAAAATTGTTTAATCATGAAAAGTTAAAGGCTCGATTTGGATCAACTACTATTTGGATTCATGTCTCTCAAACTTTTGATGCAATAAGTCTCTTCAACAAAATACTTGATAAGTTGCATAAAAAGAGTAGTGATGGAGTAGAGAGCGGAGATGATATTGTTGAAAATAGTCAAGAAGCTCTCTGGGCTAGAGTTGGGAGCAGATATGATATTCCGGGAAAGATTCAAGAAGCTCCTAAAGCTAGAGTTGAGAGCAGAGAAAATATCCTAGAAAAGCTTCAAAAAGCTCTCAAGACTAAAACTTatcttcttgttcttgatgATGTATGGAATGATGATGTTTCTAAATGGGAAGACTTTATAAACTCCATACTGGGAGTTACTTCTACTAGCGGAAATGTCATTATCATCACCACTAGGAGTCAAAGAGTTGCATCAATTGTTAACCCATTTCATATTCATCATTTGGATGGCTTATCGGATGAAGATTGTTGGTCCATAATCAAAGCCAAAACTTTTGTTGAAAATGGTAAAGTTCCTTCAGGACTTGAGATGATTGGAAGGAAGATAGCTAAAAGATGCCAAGGTTTGCCCTTAGCTGCCAATGTAATTGGGGCCGTGCTTCGCGGTAAGTCCGAAGATGAGTGGCACtctattaatgaaaaatggcTTTCAGATGATGAAGGAggtgaaaatatcaaaaatatattgaaattgagCTATGATTACTTGTCCTCACCATCGCTCAAGAAGTGCTTCGTGTATTGTTCGGTTTTCCCGAAAGGTTATGAAATCGAGAAGCAGGAGTTAATTGAACAATGGATGGCAGAAGGGTTTCTACAACCAAGTCAAAGAGATGACATGGAGTCTGTGGGCAACATGTTTATTAATGTGCTTGTACAAAACTCTTTGTTGCAAGTTGTAGAGAGAGATGAATATGGAAATGTTTGGACGTGTGTGATGCATGCTCTTGTGCATGATCTTGCATCTTATGTTTTATCCAACAATGGCAGCACTCCAACTCGATACATGTTTCTCCAAGAAGAATTGATTGCTATTCCAAATGAAACGGCCAAGCATTTGCGCACATTAATCATGGATTGTGAAACTTCTGGTATGAAGTTCTCAGACTTTGGCCGTTTGCACAATCTAATTCTCCCTAATGGTTGTAAGGAGTTGCCCAATTCAATCAGGGAGCTGATGCATTTGAGAAATTTGGATATTTCATATACAGAAATTGCCAAGTTGCCAAAATGGATTCATAAACTTCATCACTTGGAAACATTAAGAGCATGTCAGGAATTAGAGAAACTTCCAAGTACGTTAAAGTACATGCTTAACTTAAGGCATCTTCATATCCATTCTGATACAAAGTTGCCAGCAGAGATTGGGAGATTAACTAATCTTCAAACACTACCTCACTTCATAGTGGGCAAAAAGAAGGGATACCAAATAGAAGAGCTCGGAAGTTTGAAGAATCTCAAAGGAACACTAATGATTCGTAATCTGGAGAAGGTGCTTGATAAGGAAGAGGCTCTGAAAGCAAATATGTTTCAGAAGCCAAACTTATTAGATTTGGAGTTTGCATGGGATGATGGTATAGAAGATGAAAGAAATGATGAGAGTGTGTTGGAAGGCCTCCAACCTCATGCCTATTTGAAGAAGTTGAAGATTTTAGGATTCAAAGGAAAAAGATTTCCAACATGGGTTAAGAAGATGGCGGTATATAATGGGCCTCATGGCTCTTCGGTACCACTTGACAACTTGATTGATATTCGACTCTCCGGGTGCtcagaaattgaagaaatccCAACGCTTGAGCACTTGTCTAATCTCAAGTCTCTTcgtttgaaaaaattgaagaatgtGAG ATATCAGAATGCCGTGTGTTGA